The following are encoded in a window of Caldicellulosiruptor danielii genomic DNA:
- a CDS encoding helix-turn-helix domain-containing protein codes for MKIGIEKLFYNKKKVGENILWFIKDNGYTKYSFAKMVNISRPTLDKLISGNINSLTTFKTHIQKILSTFNLTEDQLLNYIPKRVDNKGITFAFSNNSPEGHTFNSRAQKMFEILEDIIHLCEIYYNNEVGA; via the coding sequence ATGAAGATAGGCATAGAGAAATTGTTTTATAACAAAAAGAAAGTTGGGGAAAATATCTTATGGTTCATTAAGGACAATGGATACACAAAATATTCATTTGCAAAGATGGTTAATATTTCAAGACCCACTTTAGATAAGTTAATCAGTGGTAATATAAATAGTCTAACCACATTCAAGACTCACATACAGAAAATTCTGAGCACTTTTAATCTAACAGAGGATCAACTTCTCAATTATATTCCAAAACGTGTTGATAATAAGGGAATTACCTTTGCCTTTTCCAATAATTCTCCTGAAGGACATACCTTTAATTCGCGTGCTCAAAAAATGTTTGAAATTCTGGAGGACATAATTCATTTGTGTGAAATTTATTATAACAACGAAGTAGGTGCATAA
- a CDS encoding phosphate ABC transporter substrate-binding protein PstS family protein — translation MKKGFLKMVISTIVLVCFLMALSLQPFVSYPQSLTVKSKKLPAIISQKQAVITFSQDISKGPNFDKITLLKNKKSKVKFSAQVSSNKLVITIKENLSPKAQYLLTIPKNAIKSAKGESNPELKYTFIPQAYSANLSGRIMIAGSTSVQPLADELAKYFMQQYPKVSIEVQGGGSSVGIKSAIQGIVDIGTSSRELTSDEAKNLTSKGWHEIKIAEDGIAVIVHKSNPVSNLTIDQISDIFSGKIKNWKEVGGKDANIVVVTREEGSGTRGAFEEIVMGKAKITDSAIVQPSTGAVKTTVSQDENAIGYISLGVLDSTVKGVKVEGVDPTEKNVKLGKYKIKRPFLFLVSKNPNKVTKAFVDFVLSDEGQAIVAKNYISVK, via the coding sequence ATGAAAAAAGGATTTTTAAAAATGGTTATTTCAACAATAGTACTTGTTTGCTTTTTAATGGCTTTAAGTCTACAACCTTTTGTTTCTTACCCACAAAGTTTGACAGTAAAGTCAAAAAAGCTTCCAGCAATAATTTCTCAAAAACAGGCTGTAATTACATTCTCACAGGATATCTCAAAAGGTCCTAACTTTGACAAGATAACTCTTCTAAAGAACAAAAAATCAAAGGTCAAATTCTCAGCACAGGTTTCGAGCAACAAGCTTGTTATAACAATAAAAGAAAATCTTTCTCCAAAGGCTCAGTATCTTCTGACAATACCCAAAAATGCTATAAAGTCAGCAAAAGGAGAGTCAAATCCAGAGCTTAAGTACACATTTATTCCACAGGCATATTCAGCAAACCTGTCAGGGAGAATTATGATTGCTGGTTCAACATCTGTTCAGCCACTCGCTGATGAACTTGCAAAATATTTTATGCAGCAGTATCCAAAAGTATCCATAGAGGTTCAGGGTGGTGGCTCATCTGTTGGAATTAAGTCAGCTATCCAGGGAATTGTTGATATTGGTACATCTTCAAGAGAGCTAACAAGTGATGAAGCAAAAAATCTTACTTCAAAAGGCTGGCATGAGATAAAGATTGCTGAAGACGGAATTGCAGTAATTGTCCACAAATCCAATCCAGTGTCAAACCTCACAATTGACCAGATAAGTGACATATTTTCTGGCAAGATTAAAAACTGGAAAGAGGTTGGTGGTAAAGACGCAAACATAGTTGTTGTCACAAGAGAAGAAGGGTCAGGTACAAGAGGAGCTTTTGAAGAGATAGTTATGGGCAAGGCAAAGATAACAGACTCAGCAATTGTCCAGCCATCAACAGGTGCTGTTAAAACAACAGTCTCTCAGGATGAAAATGCAATTGGTTATATTTCCTTAGGTGTTCTTGACAGTACTGTTAAAGGCGTGAAGGTTGAGGGAGTCGATCCAACAGAGAAAAATGTAAAGCTTGGTAAATACAAAATTAAAAGACCGTTCCTGTTCTTGGTTTCAAAAAATCCAAACAAAGTCACAAAAGCATTCGTAGATTTTGTTCTCTCTGATGAGGGCCAGGCAATAGTTGCTAAAAACTATATATCGGTAAAATAA
- a CDS encoding alkaline phosphatase, which translates to MERFFMQRKNLIVSAILILCVILSTLAFAQQNSDESHKNVKNVILMIPDGMTTAHTTLARWYQGGEPLAMDEIACGLVKTYSANNPITDSAPAATAYATGYKTQNRYLSIYPEIASMPGVGQVEENDFYKPIVTILEAAKKVGKSTGLVFTCQFPHATPAAFAAHTDNRNDYEGIAEQIVYNQVDVVLGGGWKYIDKNQRKDKEDLAGYLKNNGFVVTSSWNELKNQSPKKVWGLFAQDYMHYDFDRSGTGEPSLAEMTQKALQILSKNRNGFFLMVEGSQIDWASHANDPVGVVSEVLAFDNAVKVALDFAKSRDDTAVIVVPDHNNGGMTLGNYSASIDSVLLNDFLKHIKKATKTGAGVEEIIGNNKTDENIKKVVSKYYGIDNLTQDEINAIKNASAGKLNYVLGPIISKRSYIGWTTNDHTGEEVVLYAYHPNGYVPHGVIDNTEVCDYMAEILGIDLGSFNENAYISDADIQDKGYDVTINKDNPNNIQLEIIHNGKKYVIPQNKNIVIQGQNQFNTKYVNVYISSVKRFFVSSDIVDLIKK; encoded by the coding sequence ATGGAAAGATTTTTTATGCAAAGAAAAAACCTAATTGTTTCTGCCATTTTGATTCTTTGCGTGATTTTATCAACACTTGCATTTGCGCAGCAGAATAGCGATGAAAGTCATAAAAATGTCAAAAACGTCATTTTGATGATTCCTGACGGTATGACAACAGCACACACAACACTTGCACGCTGGTACCAAGGTGGAGAACCATTGGCAATGGATGAGATTGCCTGCGGTCTTGTGAAAACATATTCAGCAAACAACCCAATAACAGACTCAGCGCCAGCTGCAACAGCATATGCAACAGGATATAAAACACAAAATAGATATCTTTCCATCTATCCTGAAATTGCTTCAATGCCAGGTGTTGGCCAGGTTGAAGAAAATGACTTCTACAAACCAATTGTCACAATATTAGAAGCAGCAAAAAAGGTTGGAAAGTCAACAGGCCTTGTTTTTACTTGTCAATTTCCCCATGCAACACCTGCAGCGTTTGCAGCACACACAGATAATAGGAATGACTATGAAGGTATAGCTGAACAAATTGTTTACAATCAGGTTGATGTAGTACTTGGTGGTGGGTGGAAATACATCGACAAAAATCAAAGAAAAGACAAAGAAGACTTAGCTGGGTATCTTAAAAACAATGGATTTGTTGTAACAAGTAGCTGGAATGAACTCAAAAACCAATCGCCAAAAAAGGTCTGGGGACTTTTTGCCCAAGATTATATGCACTACGACTTTGACAGAAGTGGTACAGGTGAACCTTCCTTGGCTGAGATGACACAAAAAGCTCTTCAGATTTTGTCAAAAAACAGAAACGGATTTTTCTTGATGGTTGAAGGAAGTCAGATAGACTGGGCATCACATGCAAACGACCCTGTTGGCGTTGTATCAGAGGTGCTGGCATTCGACAATGCTGTAAAAGTTGCACTGGATTTTGCAAAATCAAGGGATGACACAGCGGTAATAGTTGTTCCGGACCACAACAATGGTGGAATGACCTTGGGCAATTATTCTGCTTCAATAGACTCTGTGCTACTTAATGACTTTTTGAAACACATCAAAAAAGCAACAAAGACAGGTGCAGGAGTTGAAGAAATTATTGGCAATAACAAAACAGATGAGAACATCAAAAAGGTTGTTTCAAAGTATTATGGCATTGATAATCTGACACAAGATGAGATAAACGCAATCAAAAACGCATCTGCAGGAAAGCTCAACTATGTGTTAGGTCCAATTATAAGCAAGCGCTCATACATCGGCTGGACTACAAACGATCACACAGGTGAAGAAGTTGTACTATATGCATATCATCCAAACGGATACGTTCCTCATGGTGTTATAGACAACACAGAAGTCTGTGACTATATGGCTGAGATTTTGGGCATAGATCTTGGTAGCTTTAATGAAAATGCATATATATCAGATGCAGACATTCAAGACAAGGGGTATGATGTAACAATTAACAAGGATAATCCAAATAATATCCAATTGGAAATAATACACAATGGCAAAAAATATGTAATACCACAAAATAAAAACATTGTTATACAAGGTCAAAATCAATTTAATACAAAATATGTGAACGTATATATTTCAAGTGTAAAAAGGTTCTTTGTATCATCAGATATTGTTGATCTCATCAAAAAATAA
- a CDS encoding ImmA/IrrE family metallo-endopeptidase produces MSELITLDNLHQVIETNKLIKEEITQIVHDFNKKYEKFKKFSHEKISFSILRENHLIQIPIDDKYWGGAIIKKDKLKIPVINTAQPRVYQYFVAWHEIYHLLYDLNLNEGTHNITIDMELNERKADYFAAKMIFNNNLYEYYYSIEDDYFLNKIIKCMDVFKAPYKAVLVELFEKAALEYNDLKLQQDIVSHFDNKPNLIEKFKELELDLELIQPSYVISFGGLEKTIEEQIRCCPDETFHLDNYEFLSRLKNKIEEILGEYVP; encoded by the coding sequence ATGAGTGAGTTAATAACCTTAGATAACCTTCATCAAGTTATTGAAACCAATAAACTTATCAAAGAAGAAATTACTCAAATTGTACATGATTTTAATAAGAAATATGAAAAGTTTAAAAAATTTAGTCATGAAAAAATTTCTTTTTCAATACTCAGAGAGAATCATTTAATTCAAATACCGATTGATGATAAATACTGGGGTGGGGCCATTATAAAAAAAGATAAATTGAAGATACCTGTAATTAATACTGCCCAACCCCGTGTTTATCAATATTTCGTAGCATGGCACGAAATTTATCATCTGTTGTATGATCTAAATTTAAATGAAGGTACTCATAATATTACAATTGATATGGAATTAAATGAAAGAAAAGCAGACTACTTTGCCGCGAAAATGATTTTCAACAATAATTTATACGAATATTACTACTCAATAGAAGATGATTATTTCCTCAATAAAATCATAAAATGCATGGATGTATTCAAAGCACCTTATAAAGCAGTTTTAGTAGAATTATTCGAAAAGGCAGCTTTAGAGTACAATGACCTCAAATTACAGCAAGACATAGTTTCTCATTTTGATAATAAACCTAACTTGATTGAAAAGTTCAAAGAATTAGAATTAGATTTGGAGTTAATACAGCCTTCCTATGTAATAAGTTTTGGTGGTTTAGAAAAAACAATTGAAGAACAAATACGTTGTTGCCCTGATGAAACATTTCATTTAGATAATTATGAATTTTTGTCTCGTCTAAAAAACAAAATAGAAGAAATCTTAGGAGAATATGTTCCATGA
- the rsmG gene encoding 16S rRNA (guanine(527)-N(7))-methyltransferase RsmG, whose protein sequence is MELLDRVLEFYKVKNTLVVKQLFLKYMNLVLEKNKLFNLTAIVDKEEFVIKHFADSLSLLRFIEEECSNKNPVAIDIGSGFGVPGLVVKIAMPSINVWLNDSNKKKCSFMIEAIESLGISGVNVVCERAEVLGKKEDFREKFDFVFARAVDKLNILCEYALPLLKIGGVFLAQKGYECEDEINLASCAIELLGGKITQIEKFVLPFSDEKRSVIVIKKLRQTPPNFPRNTNKIVKRPL, encoded by the coding sequence ATGGAGCTTTTAGATAGGGTACTGGAGTTTTATAAAGTAAAAAACACTCTTGTTGTAAAACAGCTTTTTTTAAAGTACATGAACTTGGTGCTTGAAAAAAATAAGCTTTTTAACCTCACAGCTATTGTGGATAAAGAAGAGTTTGTTATAAAACACTTTGCTGATTCTCTTTCTCTCTTGAGGTTCATTGAAGAAGAATGTTCAAACAAAAACCCTGTTGCTATTGACATAGGCTCTGGATTTGGTGTGCCAGGGCTTGTTGTAAAAATTGCTATGCCGAGCATAAATGTCTGGCTTAATGACTCAAACAAGAAAAAGTGTAGTTTTATGATTGAGGCAATAGAAAGTCTTGGGATTTCTGGTGTAAACGTTGTGTGCGAAAGAGCTGAAGTTTTGGGTAAAAAAGAGGATTTTAGAGAAAAGTTTGATTTTGTATTTGCTCGGGCGGTTGACAAGCTAAACATCTTATGTGAGTATGCTCTTCCGCTTTTGAAAATTGGCGGAGTATTCTTGGCTCAAAAAGGATATGAGTGTGAAGATGAGATAAACCTGGCATCTTGTGCTATTGAACTTCTCGGTGGGAAAATAACACAAATTGAGAAGTTTGTGCTTCCATTTTCTGATGAGAAAAGAAGCGTAATTGTCATCAAAAAATTGCGACAAACACCGCCAAATTTCCCCAGAAATACAAACAAGATAGTAAAAAGACCACTGTAG
- a CDS encoding ParB/RepB/Spo0J family partition protein has protein sequence MFSLLIQKTSKVDIVKELYFIEDIPVEKVLPNPYQPRSNFDERLIEELAESIKNYGLLQPIIVRKKGEFYYLIAGERRLRACKHLGYDKIKAIVINVTDLETAILALIENIQRQDLDFFEEAQGYKQLADEFGLTQVEIAKRVGKTQSAIANKIRLLQLPAEIRWMIREHGLSERHARALLKLESQEDMKYILSRVVEGGLTVSQTERLIIDFQSGKKSAKTSRVIKVSMNDCRVVYNTIKKALKIFQKTDINYDIKEYKTDAYYEIIVRINKKSPQTSS, from the coding sequence TTGTTTTCGCTATTGATACAGAAAACTAGCAAGGTTGATATTGTAAAGGAACTATATTTTATTGAAGATATACCGGTTGAAAAGGTTTTGCCAAATCCATATCAACCAAGGAGCAATTTTGACGAAAGGCTAATTGAAGAGCTTGCTGAATCTATAAAGAATTATGGGCTTTTGCAGCCAATTATTGTGAGGAAAAAAGGAGAGTTTTACTACCTCATTGCAGGAGAGAGAAGACTTAGAGCCTGTAAGCATCTGGGGTATGACAAAATAAAAGCAATTGTCATAAACGTTACAGATTTAGAAACAGCAATCCTGGCTTTAATTGAAAATATTCAGCGTCAGGACCTTGATTTTTTTGAAGAAGCTCAAGGGTATAAACAGCTTGCTGATGAGTTTGGGTTAACTCAAGTTGAGATTGCAAAAAGGGTGGGGAAAACTCAGTCTGCAATTGCAAATAAAATTAGACTTTTACAGCTGCCAGCCGAAATAAGATGGATGATTCGCGAACATGGTCTTTCGGAACGTCATGCACGCGCGCTATTAAAACTTGAATCGCAAGAGGATATGAAGTATATACTATCAAGGGTAGTTGAGGGCGGGCTTACCGTCTCACAAACAGAAAGGCTTATAATAGATTTTCAGAGCGGCAAAAAGAGTGCAAAAACCTCAAGAGTAATAAAAGTTTCCATGAATGATTGCAGGGTGGTATATAATACCATAAAAAAGGCCTTGAAAATATTCCAAAAAACTGATATAAATTATGATATAAAGGAATATAAAACCGACGCATACTACGAAATAATCGTTAGAATAAATAAAAAATCCCCGCAGACCTCCTCATAA